A stretch of bacterium DNA encodes these proteins:
- the rlmD gene encoding 23S rRNA (uracil(1939)-C(5))-methyltransferase RlmD, whose protein sequence is MSENTSEVPVIRRGDVLEIDVEKAAFEGRSMARVGNMVVFVDGAVPGDRVKAQVYRKKKQFAEARVEELLSPSPDRVDPACRHFGVCGGCKWQHMDYGKQLYWKREHVIDAFTRVGGFETPPVQDTLPAIEPFWYRNKMEFSFGEMRWLMPDELGVIDRDAELFALGLHIPKRYDRILHIDDCRLESPESNAILNATRTFFLEHDVPAYSTRTHTGDLRNLVIREGKHTGERMVYLVSTHRREDIMPQYAELLQREEFGVTTFVHGVTDRKSSVAIGDEDIVYFGEGSIRDQLGENIFRISPTSFFQTNTLQAERLYSLAEKAAALLKDDIVWDLYCGTGTISLFIARHVRHVVGVELNASAIEDARKNAQDNAIDNTEFHCADIVNFLGDEAPPDVPIPDVIITDPPRAGMHTKVVEAIGSSGVERLVYVSCNPATSARDCGMLREYGYAVENITPVDMFPHTYHIECVITLRKHTD, encoded by the coding sequence ATGTCTGAAAATACGTCCGAAGTCCCTGTCATCAGACGGGGCGATGTTCTTGAAATCGATGTAGAAAAAGCCGCGTTTGAAGGACGCTCGATGGCCCGTGTGGGTAACATGGTGGTGTTCGTCGACGGCGCCGTGCCCGGCGACCGTGTCAAAGCGCAGGTGTACAGGAAAAAGAAGCAGTTTGCCGAAGCACGGGTGGAAGAACTGCTCTCACCGTCGCCTGACCGCGTCGATCCCGCCTGCCGGCATTTCGGCGTCTGCGGTGGCTGCAAATGGCAGCACATGGATTACGGCAAACAGCTGTACTGGAAACGGGAGCACGTGATCGATGCGTTTACGCGCGTCGGCGGCTTTGAGACTCCTCCAGTGCAGGACACGCTCCCGGCGATTGAGCCTTTCTGGTATCGCAACAAGATGGAGTTCTCTTTCGGAGAAATGCGCTGGCTCATGCCGGATGAACTGGGTGTGATCGACCGCGATGCCGAGTTGTTTGCACTCGGACTGCATATCCCGAAACGCTACGATCGCATCCTTCATATCGACGATTGCCGCCTGGAGTCGCCCGAGAGCAATGCGATTCTCAATGCGACGCGCACGTTTTTCCTCGAGCATGACGTACCCGCGTATTCTACGCGCACGCATACAGGAGATCTGAGGAACCTGGTTATCCGGGAAGGCAAGCACACCGGCGAGCGCATGGTGTACCTGGTTTCGACGCATCGGCGTGAGGACATTATGCCGCAGTACGCGGAGCTTCTCCAGCGAGAGGAATTCGGTGTTACCACTTTCGTGCACGGAGTGACCGACCGCAAGTCATCCGTTGCGATTGGTGATGAGGACATTGTGTATTTCGGGGAGGGCAGTATTCGGGATCAGCTCGGAGAGAATATTTTCCGTATTTCCCCGACATCGTTTTTCCAGACCAATACCCTGCAGGCGGAGCGACTATACAGTCTCGCCGAGAAGGCCGCGGCACTGCTGAAGGATGACATCGTCTGGGACCTCTATTGCGGCACCGGTACGATATCATTGTTTATCGCCCGGCACGTGCGGCATGTCGTCGGTGTGGAACTCAACGCATCGGCCATAGAAGACGCAAGAAAGAACGCACAGGACAATGCCATAGACAATACCGAGTTCCATTGTGCCGACATCGTGAACTTTCTCGGGGACGAGGCACCGCCGGACGTTCCCATACCTGATGTCATCATTACGGATCCGCCTCGTGCCGGCATGCACACCAAGGTTGTCGAGGCCATTGGGAGCTCTGGCGTTGAGCGGCTCGTGTATGTGTCCTGCAATCCCGCCACAAGCGCGCGTGACTGCGGCATGCTGCGGGAGTACGGCTACGCCGTCGAAAACATCACTCCAGTAGATATGTTCCCTCACACCTATCATATCGAATGCGTCATCACACTGCGCAAACATACCGACTGA
- a CDS encoding AI-2E family transporter has protein sequence MLTNTKILIVLLLLAVALLLALTVYTIGSIVAILLLAMLFAFVITPAVDWLESHGMPRLLASTVMFLLSLGAFLVVAYFLSPLLYDQVMVLQERVSFGEMRKSIPQLEKQIVSSLSFLGVRDLHLTTRIEDLVSMMFDNILNIASGIVGLMIFVVMTLISTFFMLKDSRKLKKSLIEIVPNQFFEMSLSILHKIDWSLGAYLRGLLLDAFVIGIVTTFSMWLLDIPNYMLIGLVAAMANLVPYLGPPTAALVASTISVITLGTFEQVPLILITFTLIRLLDDSIIQPLTISQSVRLHPLTIIFTILIGGQLFGILGMLFAVPVASVIKVITFELYSGLKRYRAVY, from the coding sequence ATGCTGACCAACACCAAGATCCTCATCGTACTTCTCCTGCTCGCCGTAGCACTGCTGCTGGCACTGACGGTGTATACCATTGGCTCCATCGTGGCGATACTGCTGCTGGCCATGCTGTTCGCATTCGTCATCACGCCTGCTGTTGACTGGCTCGAGAGCCATGGCATGCCACGGCTCCTCGCGTCGACCGTCATGTTTCTGCTATCGCTCGGGGCGTTCCTCGTTGTGGCATATTTCCTCTCGCCGCTGCTGTACGATCAGGTCATGGTGCTGCAGGAACGCGTGAGCTTCGGTGAAATGCGTAAGAGTATTCCGCAGCTCGAGAAGCAGATTGTCAGCTCACTCTCGTTTCTTGGCGTCCGCGATCTGCATCTGACCACACGGATTGAAGATCTGGTCAGCATGATGTTCGACAACATCCTGAACATCGCCTCGGGAATTGTAGGACTGATGATTTTCGTGGTGATGACGCTGATCTCCACATTCTTCATGCTCAAGGACAGCAGGAAGCTGAAGAAGTCTCTTATCGAAATCGTCCCGAACCAGTTTTTTGAAATGTCGCTGAGCATTCTGCACAAGATCGACTGGTCGCTCGGGGCATATCTTCGTGGCCTTCTCCTCGACGCATTTGTGATCGGCATTGTGACGACGTTCTCGATGTGGCTCCTCGATATTCCGAACTACATGCTCATCGGACTGGTCGCTGCCATGGCGAATCTTGTGCCCTACCTCGGTCCACCTACGGCTGCACTGGTCGCGAGCACAATCTCCGTCATTACACTCGGCACCTTTGAACAGGTTCCGCTGATCCTGATCACCTTCACGCTGATTCGTCTTCTCGACGATTCCATCATTCAGCCGCTGACCATCTCGCAGAGCGTGCGGCTGCATCCCCTGACCATTATTTTTACCATTCTGATCGGGGGGCAGCTGTTCGGCATTCTCGGCATGCTTTTCGCCGTGCCCGTCGCCAGTGTCATCAAGGTGATCACCTTTGAATTGTACTCCGGCCTGAAGCGCTACAGGGCGGTGTACTGA
- a CDS encoding TrkA family potassium uptake protein: MVKRFAVIGLGYFGKNLARELTQNGAEVIAIDNTMTKIEEIKDEVAYAVRLDSTDEKTLRNQGLEDLDGVIVSIGEDFENALLTCVLLLEFGCKNIIVKSTSPIHTRIFKSVGVHKIVSPDLDMAQRLAGSLISTSILDAIPLTDRYSILQVKAPTFMEGRTLKELDLRREHNVNLITIKRKKDVISDGPEDIIGVPMADTKIEKHDTLILMGERNSIERLVKD, encoded by the coding sequence ATGGTTAAGCGTTTTGCCGTCATCGGACTCGGCTATTTCGGAAAGAATCTCGCGCGTGAACTCACCCAGAATGGTGCGGAGGTCATCGCTATCGACAATACGATGACAAAAATCGAAGAGATCAAGGATGAAGTCGCGTATGCCGTTCGACTCGACAGTACGGATGAAAAAACCCTGCGCAACCAGGGGCTCGAAGACCTCGACGGGGTCATCGTATCCATCGGCGAGGATTTCGAGAATGCACTCCTGACCTGCGTCCTGCTGCTCGAATTCGGCTGCAAGAACATCATCGTCAAATCCACATCTCCGATTCACACGCGTATTTTCAAGAGCGTGGGCGTGCACAAAATCGTATCGCCTGACCTCGATATGGCACAGCGACTGGCGGGCTCCCTGATCAGCACCAGCATTCTCGATGCCATTCCGCTCACCGACCGCTACAGCATCCTGCAGGTCAAGGCCCCCACGTTCATGGAAGGTCGTACGCTGAAGGAACTCGATCTGCGGCGTGAGCACAATGTCAACCTCATCACCATCAAACGAAAAAAGGATGTCATTTCGGACGGACCCGAAGACATCATCGGTGTGCCCATGGCGGATACGAAAATTGAAAAGCACGACACGCTGATTCTGATGGGAGAACGCAACAGTATAGAAAGGCTGGTGAAGGATTAG
- a CDS encoding phosphatase PAP2 family protein, with product MRHHTAQTYRLTIALVLVYLCMTVSGVHAQGRVSGAIDHDFDVFVDDAGDIFSAPADFDGRDWLTAGLIAAAGVAAWTVDDDVRSWSQEHRTEATDDWLVVGDYYGSGLTGGVLGLGMYGGGLAFDDEWTRVTGRMIIQSQIYSTFITHLLKTILGRARPFTDEGKGAFHFFRFDEAYWSHPSGHATSAFALSSTLSRRVGSLPLSVFLYTFSTVTVLQRVMADKHWLSDTIVGAAIGTVVGLAVVQLEESREVEDSDRYPISAGFSPHRPAVRIILPL from the coding sequence ATGCGTCATCACACTGCGCAAACATACCGACTGACGATTGCACTGGTGCTCGTGTATCTGTGCATGACGGTGTCTGGCGTTCATGCGCAGGGCAGGGTGTCAGGCGCTATCGATCATGATTTCGATGTGTTCGTGGATGATGCCGGAGATATCTTTTCCGCTCCCGCTGATTTTGATGGGCGAGACTGGCTGACGGCCGGACTTATCGCCGCGGCCGGAGTGGCGGCCTGGACAGTGGATGATGATGTTCGCAGCTGGTCGCAGGAACATCGGACGGAGGCGACGGACGATTGGCTGGTGGTAGGAGACTATTACGGGAGCGGACTCACGGGTGGTGTGCTTGGACTCGGGATGTATGGCGGGGGACTGGCGTTCGACGATGAGTGGACCCGTGTGACAGGGCGTATGATCATTCAGTCACAGATTTACAGCACCTTCATCACGCATCTGCTGAAAACCATTCTGGGCCGCGCTCGTCCATTCACCGACGAAGGGAAAGGGGCCTTCCATTTTTTCCGCTTCGATGAAGCGTACTGGTCTCATCCATCCGGCCATGCCACATCCGCATTCGCACTTTCCTCCACGCTCTCGCGCCGCGTGGGCAGTCTCCCCCTGTCTGTTTTCCTCTATACATTTTCCACAGTAACCGTGCTGCAGCGTGTGATGGCAGACAAGCACTGGCTTTCTGACACCATCGTCGGTGCGGCGATTGGAACCGTTGTCGGACTCGCTGTTGTGCAGCTCGAAGAAAGCCGTGAGGTCGAAGATTCGGATAGATATCCCATATCCGCAGGATTCAGCCCTCATCGTCCTGCAGTCCGGATCATCCTTCCCCTCTAG